GCCATGGTCGACGTGACCGATGGTGCCGATGTTGCAGTGCGGCTTGTTCCGCTCAAATTTAGCCTTGGCCATGTTTCAAACCTTCTTTCGTCTTGATTTCGAATCTGCGGGGTATCGGAGCGGAGCCCGCGGACGCAGGCGCCGCCCCTAGAACCAATCGTATTGTCAGGCAAGCATTCTTGGCCGTCAGGCCAGCTTCCCCTTAACCCCACTCGCCTTAGGCGAGCTTCTCCTTGACTTCAGCCGCGACGTTCGCCGGGACTTCGTCATAGTGCGAGAACTGCATCGAGTAGTTCGCGCGGCCCTGGGTGAAGGAACGCAGCGAGTTCACGTAGCCGAACATGTTCGCGAGAGGCGTGTTGGCGTCGACGACCTGGGCATTGCCGCGGCTGTCGGTGCCCTGGATCTGCCCACGACGCGAGTTGAGATCGCCGATGACGTCGCCCATGAACTCCTCAGGGGTGACGACTTCGACCTTCATGATCGGCTCGAGCAGCTTGATGCCTGCCTTCTGCGCCACTTCGCGCATCGCAGCACGGCCGGCGATTTCGAACGCCAGGGCGCTCGAGTCGACGTCGTGGTACGAACCGTCATAGAGAACGATGTCGAAGTCGATGATCGGGAAGCCGACCAGCGAACCCGAGGCAGCGGTTTCGCGCATGCCCTTTTCGATCGCGGGGATATATTCCTTCGGAATGTTACCGCCCTTGATCTCGTCCTTGAAGGTGATGCCCGAACCGCGCTCGCCCGGCGTGACCTTGACCTTCACGCGGCCGAACTGACCGGTACCACCCGACTGCTTCTTGTGGGTGTAATCGACGTCGACCGGCTTGCCGAGGTATTCGCGGTAAGCCACCTGCGGCGCACCGACGTTGGCCTCGACCTTGAACTCGCGGCGCATACGATCGACGATGATGTCGAGGTGAAGCTCGCCCATGCCCTTGATGATCGTCTGGCCCGACTCGTGGTCGGTCGAAACGCGGAACGAGGGATCCTCGGCCGAGAGACGGTTGAGCGCGATGCCCATCTTCTCCTGGTCGGCCTTGGTCTTGGGCTCCACCGACAGCTCGATGACCGGCTCGGGGAATTCCATGCGCTCGAGGACGATCGGGAAACGCTCCGAGCAGAGCGTGTCGCCCGTCGTGGTTTCCTTCATGCCGGCGAGAGCGACGATGTCACCCGCGAACGACTCGTCGATGTCCTTACGGTCATTGGCGTGCATTTCGAGAATGCGGCCGACCTTTTCCTTCTTGCCCTTCACCGAGTTCAGGTAGGTGCCCTTGGTGAGCGTACCCGAGTAGATGCGGATGAAGGTGAGCGAGCCCACGAAGGGATCGTTCATGACCTTGAAGGCGAGCGCCGAGAACGGAGCGTCGTCCTTGGGCGGACGGCTGTCGGCCTCGTCGGAATCGACCTTCACGCCCTGGACGTCTTCGATGTCGAGCGGCGAAGGCAGGTAGTCGACGACGGCGTCGAGCAGGGGCTGAACACCCTTGTTCTTGAACGCCGAACCGCAAACGACCGGCACGAACGCGTGACCCAGCGTGCCCTTGCGGATCAGCGCCTTCAGCGTGTCGACGTCAGGCTCGGTGCCTTCGAGGTACGCTTCCATCGCGGCATCGTCCTGGTCGACGACGAGTTCGATCAGCGCGGTGCGATATTCAGCGGCTTCGTCGGCCAGTTCAGCCGGGATCTCTTCGTAGAAGAATTCGGCGCCCAGCGCTTCGTCCTTCCAGATGATCGCACGGTTGTGCACGAGGTC
The DNA window shown above is from Novosphingobium sp. P6W and carries:
- the fusA gene encoding elongation factor G, which translates into the protein MARSHPLNMYRNIGIMAHIDAGKTTTTERILYYTGKSYKIGEVHDGAATMDWMEQEQERGITITSAATTCFWTSEDKEYRINIIDTPGHVDFTIEVERSLRVLDGAVACFDGVAGVEPQSETVWRQADKYGVPRMCFINKLDRTGANFKYCVQSIIDRLGATPAVLYIPIGLEADLKGLVDLVHNRAIIWKDEALGAEFFYEEIPAELADEAAEYRTALIELVVDQDDAAMEAYLEGTEPDVDTLKALIRKGTLGHAFVPVVCGSAFKNKGVQPLLDAVVDYLPSPLDIEDVQGVKVDSDEADSRPPKDDAPFSALAFKVMNDPFVGSLTFIRIYSGTLTKGTYLNSVKGKKEKVGRILEMHANDRKDIDESFAGDIVALAGMKETTTGDTLCSERFPIVLERMEFPEPVIELSVEPKTKADQEKMGIALNRLSAEDPSFRVSTDHESGQTIIKGMGELHLDIIVDRMRREFKVEANVGAPQVAYREYLGKPVDVDYTHKKQSGGTGQFGRVKVKVTPGERGSGITFKDEIKGGNIPKEYIPAIEKGMRETAASGSLVGFPIIDFDIVLYDGSYHDVDSSALAFEIAGRAAMREVAQKAGIKLLEPIMKVEVVTPEEFMGDVIGDLNSRRGQIQGTDSRGNAQVVDANTPLANMFGYVNSLRSFTQGRANYSMQFSHYDEVPANVAAEVKEKLA